Proteins from a genomic interval of Paenibacillus sp. RC334:
- a CDS encoding NAD(P)/FAD-dependent oxidoreductase — translation MNHYPAIFEPLTIRRMTLKNRIVMPPMGTNFAAMDGSFVQDHIDYYVQRAKGGTGLITVENVCLDFPMGTNGTTQLRMDNDQFIPGLFRLTEALHSYGACVSVQINHAGASAYAGRLNGVQPVSSSNIPSKKGGAIPRPLQKEEIYAIVRKYGEAAGRAQRAGFDCVEIHAGHSYLLSQFLSPMYNKRTDEFGGSAENRTRFARLVIDEIRSVVGPFFPICLRFSAEEFTEGGNTLEDTLVLLEYLNDEVDILNVSAALNDSIQFQIDGMNLPDGWRSYMAKAVKDKFGKVTMTSGNIRSPQAAQDILERGDADLLAMGRGLIAEPNWVLKVQNGHEELLRKCISCNIGCADHRISKSKPICCTVNPDLFREAEYRKQHVKNNVQVVVIGGGTAGLEAACTAAEVGCKVTLFEEKPELGGLARDIARLPDKTRINDFPDYLIQRTKQLTNLDIITGTQADLPMITALNPDIIVNATGAKPLLPPIAGLHDQLGKPGAKVFSIFDLLHNMENFQEFEGKRIAVVGGGAVGLDVVEYYAERGAQEVSIIEMMPLLGKDLDMITRISMMKMVEEREVNVHTETALTEVCSDRFKVKHGEQEFEIPFDLGFVCLGMRSFSPLMDSLLEYGKEHQVEVVNIGDSKQARRIIDGTREGRNILHIIQRVDEFKNEFSYSY, via the coding sequence ATGAACCACTATCCTGCTATTTTTGAACCTCTGACAATACGTCGTATGACGTTAAAAAACCGGATTGTTATGCCGCCGATGGGCACTAACTTTGCGGCTATGGATGGAAGCTTCGTTCAGGATCATATTGACTATTACGTGCAACGGGCCAAAGGTGGTACCGGCCTGATAACCGTAGAAAATGTTTGTCTGGATTTCCCAATGGGTACGAACGGAACGACCCAGTTGCGTATGGATAATGATCAATTTATTCCCGGATTGTTTAGATTAACAGAAGCCCTGCACTCTTATGGAGCTTGCGTCTCTGTCCAAATTAACCACGCAGGTGCTTCCGCTTATGCTGGGAGATTGAATGGAGTTCAGCCTGTATCTTCTTCGAATATTCCTTCTAAAAAGGGTGGAGCGATTCCAAGACCTTTGCAAAAAGAAGAAATTTACGCCATTGTACGCAAATACGGAGAGGCAGCGGGAAGAGCGCAACGGGCCGGCTTTGACTGCGTGGAAATACATGCGGGTCATTCCTACTTGCTGAGTCAGTTCCTGTCCCCTATGTATAATAAACGTACGGATGAATTTGGTGGCAGCGCAGAAAACCGCACACGCTTTGCCAGATTGGTGATTGATGAAATTCGTTCGGTGGTTGGCCCATTCTTCCCGATCTGCTTACGCTTTAGTGCGGAAGAGTTCACAGAAGGCGGCAACACACTGGAAGATACCTTGGTATTGCTGGAGTATTTGAATGATGAGGTAGATATTCTGAACGTGTCTGCTGCTCTGAATGATTCCATCCAGTTCCAGATTGATGGAATGAACCTGCCGGATGGCTGGCGCTCTTATATGGCCAAAGCGGTAAAAGACAAATTCGGTAAGGTCACCATGACCTCAGGTAATATTCGGAGTCCGCAAGCTGCGCAGGATATTTTGGAGAGAGGCGACGCTGATCTTCTGGCTATGGGAAGAGGACTGATCGCAGAACCGAACTGGGTACTTAAAGTGCAGAATGGCCATGAAGAATTGCTTAGAAAATGTATTTCTTGCAACATCGGCTGTGCCGATCACCGTATTTCCAAGAGCAAACCGATTTGCTGTACGGTAAATCCTGACCTGTTCAGAGAAGCTGAATACCGGAAACAACACGTTAAGAATAACGTTCAAGTTGTTGTGATTGGTGGGGGTACCGCAGGGCTAGAAGCGGCATGTACAGCGGCAGAAGTAGGCTGCAAAGTAACCCTTTTTGAAGAAAAACCAGAATTGGGTGGCTTGGCTCGTGATATTGCACGATTGCCGGACAAAACGCGTATTAATGATTTCCCAGATTATCTGATTCAACGCACCAAACAACTGACCAATCTGGATATTATCACAGGAACCCAAGCGGATCTGCCGATGATTACGGCTTTAAATCCCGATATTATTGTAAATGCAACAGGTGCCAAACCACTGCTTCCGCCGATTGCGGGATTGCATGATCAATTGGGTAAACCGGGTGCCAAAGTATTCTCTATCTTTGATCTTTTGCACAATATGGAGAACTTCCAAGAGTTTGAAGGCAAACGTATTGCTGTAGTAGGTGGCGGAGCCGTGGGATTGGACGTTGTCGAATATTACGCAGAACGTGGTGCTCAAGAAGTTTCCATTATTGAAATGATGCCGTTACTGGGCAAAGACCTGGATATGATTACTCGTATTTCCATGATGAAAATGGTTGAGGAGCGGGAAGTGAACGTTCATACGGAAACTGCTTTGACAGAAGTATGCAGCGACCGTTTCAAAGTAAAACACGGAGAACAGGAGTTTGAGATTCCTTTTGATCTCGGTTTCGTATGCTTGGGAATGCGCTCATTCAGTCCGCTTATGGACAGCTTGCTCGAATACGGTAAGGAACATCAAGTGGAAGTCGTGAATATCGGGGACAGTAAACAAGCTCGTCGTATTATTGATGGTACCCGCGAAGGCCGGAATATTCTGCATATCATCCAACGGGTGGATGAATTCAAAAATGAGTTTTCTTATTCTTACTAA
- a CDS encoding VOC family protein: MSIDVYLNFNGNCREAAEFYAEVFETDKPEIMTFGQTPPNPEYQLPEEAKDLVMHTRLDIDGSNVMFSDVFPGMPFVVGNNISLSFVNKDIDKIKSLFDKLKKGGEVGMELQETFWSKCYGSLKDKFGIEWQLNCESEETDEEAPEK, translated from the coding sequence ATGTCCATTGATGTTTACCTTAATTTTAATGGGAACTGCCGTGAAGCAGCGGAATTTTACGCAGAAGTATTTGAAACGGATAAACCAGAAATCATGACCTTTGGTCAAACGCCGCCTAACCCTGAATATCAGCTGCCAGAAGAAGCAAAAGATTTAGTCATGCATACACGCCTTGATATCGATGGGAGTAATGTTATGTTTTCTGATGTTTTTCCTGGCATGCCTTTTGTTGTCGGGAACAATATAAGCCTCTCCTTCGTCAATAAGGACATTGATAAAATTAAATCACTATTTGATAAACTGAAAAAAGGTGGAGAAGTAGGCATGGAGCTTCAAGAAACATTTTGGAGTAAATGCTATGGCAGTCTTAAAGACAAATTCGGAATTGAGTGGCAGTTGAATTGTGAAAGTGAAGAAACAGACGAGGAAGCTCCTGAAAAATAG
- a CDS encoding TetR/AcrR family transcriptional regulator — MAAKPESYENIVQTASKLFFHQGYHATGLNQILAESGSPKGSLYYYFPRGKEELALECIRRGNEFIKKKLKETLSGKEDPVLAIQDFIRNAAEEADQTNFNGFMPMGFWAAAETSCISESLRRACVNTFTDWQHIYMERLQTAGWTEEKAHSLAVLIISMLEGALILALTQQSSAPIYNVADYIPQLIK, encoded by the coding sequence ATGGCTGCTAAACCCGAATCATATGAAAATATTGTACAAACCGCTTCTAAGCTCTTTTTTCATCAGGGCTACCATGCTACCGGACTAAATCAGATTCTTGCGGAGAGTGGCTCACCGAAGGGCTCGCTTTATTATTATTTTCCGCGTGGCAAAGAGGAATTGGCTTTGGAGTGCATCAGAAGAGGGAATGAGTTTATTAAGAAAAAGTTGAAAGAAACGCTATCAGGGAAAGAGGACCCTGTGCTCGCCATACAGGATTTCATCCGCAATGCAGCTGAGGAAGCGGACCAAACGAACTTTAATGGCTTTATGCCTATGGGATTTTGGGCTGCTGCGGAAACTTCCTGCATCAGCGAATCTTTGCGGCGTGCCTGCGTGAATACGTTTACAGATTGGCAACATATCTATATGGAACGTCTTCAGACAGCGGGATGGACAGAGGAAAAGGCACATAGTCTGGCGGTACTTATTATTTCAATGCTGGAAGGTGCCTTAATTCTAGCTCTTACTCAGCAGAGCAGCGCACCTATTTATAATGTAGCGGATTACATTCCACAGCTGATCAAATAA
- a CDS encoding iron ABC transporter permease, translating to MSTHKEQNKKGTLHFIGYMILGLILLLLVTAASITFGAAEMSLKLAWGAVFQFDPGITEHQIIHTLRFPRTVADIIVGCSLAVCGAIMQGTTRNPLADSGLIGISSGSTFAIALCMAFLPGRTYAETMLYSCLGAAVTTGITYYIASIGKRGMTPQRLVLAGMSISMLFGAFSSFIAIKYKIGQALDYWTAGGTASAQWNELAIIAPLFILGVICAIILSPSITILSFGEDVASGLGIHANRIKGFSTLIVLVLTGLSVIVVGPIGFVGLIVPHIMRHLIGTDYRYIIPASALYGGVFLVAADLLGRLINRPHETPLGIIFALVGVPYFLYLVRKQRREFS from the coding sequence ATGTCTACTCACAAAGAGCAAAACAAAAAAGGAACACTTCATTTTATAGGATACATGATCTTAGGTCTGATCCTACTGCTGCTGGTAACCGCAGCTTCTATTACCTTTGGAGCCGCGGAAATGAGCCTGAAATTAGCATGGGGCGCTGTGTTTCAGTTTGATCCTGGTATTACAGAGCATCAGATTATTCACACTCTGCGTTTCCCGCGTACGGTGGCTGACATCATTGTAGGGTGCAGTCTGGCGGTTTGCGGGGCCATTATGCAGGGAACTACCCGTAACCCGCTGGCAGACTCTGGGCTCATTGGTATTAGCTCAGGATCGACATTTGCTATCGCGTTATGTATGGCCTTTTTACCCGGTCGCACCTATGCAGAAACGATGCTGTATTCCTGTCTGGGTGCGGCAGTGACTACTGGAATTACGTATTATATTGCATCTATAGGTAAACGGGGGATGACCCCTCAGCGTCTGGTGTTAGCTGGAATGTCCATCTCCATGCTTTTTGGTGCGTTTAGTTCTTTTATTGCTATTAAATATAAGATCGGCCAAGCACTTGATTATTGGACGGCAGGTGGTACAGCCAGTGCCCAGTGGAACGAATTGGCTATCATTGCGCCCTTATTCATATTGGGTGTGATCTGTGCCATTATTCTTTCTCCCTCCATCACGATCTTAAGCTTCGGAGAGGATGTAGCATCAGGCTTGGGTATTCATGCCAATAGAATCAAAGGCTTTTCGACCTTAATTGTCTTGGTGCTCACAGGGCTTTCTGTCATTGTGGTGGGTCCCATTGGTTTTGTGGGTCTGATTGTACCGCACATCATGCGTCATCTGATCGGAACGGATTATCGGTATATCATTCCGGCTTCAGCACTGTACGGTGGAGTTTTTTTAGTAGCAGCGGATTTGCTGGGAAGACTTATTAACCGCCCCCATGAAACACCGCTGGGTATTATCTTTGCATTGGTGGGTGTACCTTATTTTCTCTACCTTGTGCGTAAGCAAAGGAGGGAGTTTAGTTGA
- a CDS encoding DUF3934 family protein, with translation MGAKSKGGGTGRGTGSKGWTRWNKTAKPTRVKNASTGAPGSKAAGSAKGGSTKPSGNKSGGRSK, from the coding sequence ATGGGTGCAAAAAGTAAGGGCGGCGGAACCGGCAGAGGTACAGGTAGTAAGGGCTGGACACGTTGGAACAAAACAGCGAAGCCCACAAGGGTAAAAAACGCTTCTACAGGTGCGCCGGGAAGTAAAGCCGCAGGCAGCGCAAAAGGCGGCAGTACCAAACCAAGTGGTAATAAAAGCGGCGGCAGAAGTAAGTAA
- a CDS encoding YolD-like family protein, whose translation MAKAKVAKRPTRDELVLEEIGNQLAEAQQEQSEVVLTVWGRQETTRGQIVKMDPRTGRVHVESNGETDKVPFMDIMSVNYPRD comes from the coding sequence GTGGCAAAGGCGAAGGTGGCCAAACGGCCTACCCGGGATGAACTTGTGCTGGAGGAAATTGGGAACCAGCTTGCAGAAGCGCAGCAAGAGCAATCCGAAGTTGTGTTGACCGTATGGGGGCGCCAGGAGACAACCCGCGGGCAGATCGTTAAAATGGACCCGAGAACGGGCAGGGTGCATGTAGAGAGTAATGGTGAAACGGACAAAGTTCCTTTTATGGATATCATGAGTGTGAATTACCCAAGAGATTAA
- a CDS encoding iron ABC transporter permease, which produces MNQPRNATARSIGIIVLLVVLTILVAVLSMNVGKMNLSPMEVFKVIIGEGTRKQNLIVFDFRLPRIVLGILVGIGMAISGCIMQSLLKNDMASPGTLGISSGSGLFVLLYVTVFASEGLFSPIVLPGLAFAGGIVAAILIFLFAYRRRKEISPTGLILTGVAMGSGYSALSLMITLKLDEKQYDFALRWQAGSLWGDDWSYIMVLLPWVLIISFYVFYKSYTLNALNLGNQTASGLGVAIKGEFIGLTIAAVALASGSVALGGNFFFVGMVSPHLARKLVGPNHKLLLPTTALVGALVILIADTITRTISFGADIPTGIIITILVTPYFLYLLSKAS; this is translated from the coding sequence TTGAACCAGCCTCGCAATGCAACTGCCAGAAGTATAGGGATTATTGTATTGTTAGTTGTGCTGACGATCCTGGTGGCGGTACTCAGTATGAATGTGGGCAAGATGAATCTGTCCCCTATGGAAGTATTCAAGGTTATCATTGGTGAAGGGACTCGCAAGCAGAATCTGATTGTATTTGATTTTCGCCTGCCGCGTATCGTTCTAGGTATATTGGTCGGCATTGGTATGGCTATTTCGGGTTGTATTATGCAAAGCTTACTTAAAAACGACATGGCCAGTCCTGGTACGCTGGGAATCAGTTCCGGCTCTGGCTTGTTCGTACTTTTGTATGTTACTGTATTCGCCAGTGAGGGATTGTTTTCGCCCATCGTCCTGCCGGGACTGGCCTTTGCAGGGGGCATTGTAGCCGCGATTCTTATTTTCTTGTTCGCCTATAGGCGGAGGAAAGAAATTTCGCCAACCGGCTTGATTTTAACAGGCGTTGCTATGGGCAGTGGTTACTCCGCATTGTCATTAATGATTACACTGAAGCTGGACGAGAAGCAATATGATTTTGCTTTGCGCTGGCAGGCTGGAAGCCTGTGGGGAGATGACTGGAGCTACATTATGGTACTGCTTCCTTGGGTGCTCATCATTAGTTTTTACGTCTTTTATAAGTCGTACACTCTTAATGCGTTGAACTTGGGGAACCAGACAGCATCGGGACTCGGTGTAGCGATCAAAGGGGAATTTATTGGTCTTACTATTGCTGCGGTGGCACTCGCCTCTGGTAGCGTAGCCCTTGGCGGGAACTTCTTTTTTGTAGGGATGGTTAGTCCACATCTGGCGCGCAAGCTGGTAGGGCCTAATCATAAGCTATTGCTGCCTACCACGGCATTGGTAGGGGCGCTGGTCATTCTGATCGCGGATACGATCACCCGCACGATCAGTTTTGGAGCAGATATCCCGACAGGCATCATTATCACGATCCTGGTGACTCCTTATTTCCTTTATTTGTTGTCGAAGGCCAGCTGA
- a CDS encoding phosphotransferase, producing the protein MINMFSEIPDAYTWNTVEEVLKGWSKDKKYDIKTKDNRELLLRVSDVSQYEKKKWEYESVKKLDYLKGILMSRPLDFGICNHGESVYSLFTWIEGEDAEKIIPALNANDQYQFGVQAGEIHSLGHSIWSGRG; encoded by the coding sequence ATGATTAACATGTTTAGCGAAATACCGGATGCCTATACATGGAATACAGTAGAAGAAGTCCTTAAAGGCTGGTCCAAAGATAAAAAATACGATATCAAAACAAAAGATAACAGGGAGCTACTACTTCGAGTGTCGGATGTATCCCAATATGAAAAGAAAAAATGGGAGTATGAATCTGTTAAAAAACTGGACTATCTAAAGGGCATTTTAATGTCCCGACCGCTTGATTTCGGGATTTGCAATCATGGCGAGTCTGTATATTCCTTATTTACCTGGATTGAGGGAGAAGATGCAGAGAAGATTATTCCCGCCTTAAATGCTAACGATCAGTATCAATTCGGTGTCCAGGCAGGTGAAATCCATTCACTGGGCCATTCCATTTGGTCAGGAAGAGGTTGA
- a CDS encoding DUF3817 domain-containing protein, whose protein sequence is MFKNAFKTFGVIGNIEAISYLLLVCIAMPLKYAAGMPQMVRWVGMIHGILFVIYVVAIVVMLILRKLSVLQGLVALIASLLPFGPFIFDRKVLKKAEARDNGATPVKAT, encoded by the coding sequence ATGTTCAAAAATGCTTTTAAGACATTTGGCGTCATTGGTAATATTGAAGCGATTTCATATCTGTTGCTCGTATGTATCGCTATGCCGCTTAAATACGCAGCCGGGATGCCGCAAATGGTAAGATGGGTCGGTATGATCCATGGTATACTGTTCGTGATTTATGTAGTTGCGATTGTGGTCATGCTGATTTTGCGAAAGCTTTCGGTACTGCAAGGGCTTGTGGCCCTGATTGCCTCATTGCTGCCATTCGGGCCTTTCATTTTTGACCGTAAGGTACTGAAGAAAGCCGAAGCGCGCGATAATGGTGCTACTCCGGTAAAAGCTACATAG
- the xerS gene encoding tyrosine recombinase XerS: MDKQMKIHYMQRIDEKLSDLPWYVTEYIDSKKRKLSPTTLLNYCHDYIIFFDWLIAENITSSIRKEIHLETLERLTIREAENFLSFLDYQLGNKKLTINRKLSSLKSLFDYLQNKAETSDLKPYIQRNVMAKMDLNAVKESQETIANRIEGKILRDDDFELFRQFVAYDFGEKHKDNKRIFTFHQFNRERDTAIVSLILGSGLRLSEVAGINMDDLDMNKALVRVIRKGDKEQYVYFSKQALMDLESYLQVRESRYIPEKHENYLFIAAPVGRKGKSRRLTQRSIEKLIEKYATGFGKPSLTVHSLRHSFATRYHLENNDVPRLKNQLGHSSIQTTMIYTHLTDEEMRNAVNNMDR, translated from the coding sequence ATGGATAAACAGATGAAAATTCACTACATGCAACGAATTGATGAGAAACTGTCTGATTTACCTTGGTATGTTACAGAATATATAGATAGCAAAAAACGCAAATTATCTCCAACGACACTTCTTAATTATTGCCATGATTACATTATCTTTTTTGATTGGCTTATCGCTGAGAATATAACTTCATCAATTCGGAAAGAAATACACTTAGAAACACTGGAGCGATTAACCATTCGTGAAGCGGAAAACTTTTTGTCATTCCTGGATTATCAGCTTGGAAACAAGAAGCTTACGATTAATCGTAAATTATCCTCGCTAAAATCTTTGTTTGATTACCTTCAGAACAAGGCTGAAACCAGTGACCTGAAGCCTTATATTCAACGAAATGTTATGGCCAAAATGGATTTGAATGCCGTAAAAGAAAGCCAAGAAACCATTGCAAACCGTATTGAAGGAAAGATCCTTAGAGATGATGATTTTGAATTGTTCAGACAATTTGTAGCCTATGATTTTGGCGAAAAGCATAAAGACAATAAACGGATCTTTACGTTTCATCAATTTAACCGTGAACGTGACACTGCGATTGTTTCGTTGATATTGGGTTCTGGGCTTAGATTATCCGAGGTTGCAGGCATTAATATGGATGACCTAGATATGAATAAAGCTTTAGTCCGAGTGATACGCAAAGGTGATAAAGAACAATACGTGTACTTTAGCAAACAAGCTTTAATGGATCTGGAAAGTTATTTGCAGGTCAGAGAATCAAGATATATACCAGAAAAACACGAAAACTATTTATTCATTGCAGCTCCTGTAGGCCGTAAAGGAAAAAGCCGGCGTTTAACACAACGCTCAATTGAAAAGCTGATTGAAAAATATGCGACTGGGTTTGGAAAACCCTCTTTAACAGTGCATTCGCTTAGACACTCCTTTGCAACTCGATATCATCTCGAAAATAACGATGTACCAAGATTAAAGAATCAATTAGGACATTCATCTATTCAAACAACAATGATTTATACTCACTTAACAGACGAAGAGATGCGTAATGCTGTAAATAACATGGATCGATAA
- a CDS encoding ABC transporter substrate-binding protein yields MNSKMNKRFYMFLCVFTVWILVLSGCGNVGGTSESSTKQSATDTKKEASTDSGTRTVSTVMGDVEVPANPQRVVVNWYIGDVFTLGLTPAAVSGWSQKTMPFFDKLNGVPNIEKWESEEIMKYDPDLIITYDTKDYDKLSKIAPVLVMPENKMTALERVKFLGQATGHEAEADKAIATFESKLNDAKEKLKSDIFKDKTFSIFEDWGSDSYGVYYETGSRGGTLLYDYIGLHKPKKLEKLVKDSGESRGSLSYEVAAEYFGDYVLWFKQEGKESQFAKTKIWSSIPAVKNGNIIEIPADYAGLFYYSDVLSMTGQLDYITNRLLEKTK; encoded by the coding sequence ATGAATAGCAAGATGAACAAGAGGTTTTACATGTTTTTATGTGTATTTACTGTTTGGATCTTGGTTCTTTCGGGCTGCGGCAACGTTGGAGGTACCTCCGAGTCCTCTACCAAGCAGTCTGCGACCGACACGAAAAAGGAGGCAAGCACGGACTCTGGTACCCGTACCGTATCCACAGTCATGGGAGATGTTGAGGTACCTGCCAATCCTCAACGTGTGGTGGTCAACTGGTATATTGGGGACGTATTTACATTGGGCCTGACACCGGCTGCGGTATCAGGCTGGTCGCAAAAAACCATGCCTTTTTTCGATAAGCTAAATGGAGTTCCAAATATTGAAAAGTGGGAATCCGAGGAAATCATGAAGTATGATCCTGACTTGATCATTACATATGACACAAAGGATTATGACAAGCTGTCCAAAATTGCGCCCGTCTTGGTAATGCCTGAAAATAAAATGACAGCACTTGAACGGGTCAAATTTTTGGGACAGGCCACAGGTCATGAGGCAGAAGCTGACAAGGCGATTGCTACCTTTGAAAGCAAGCTCAATGACGCTAAGGAAAAATTAAAATCCGACATTTTCAAAGACAAAACCTTTAGTATATTCGAGGATTGGGGTAGCGACTCCTACGGAGTATATTATGAAACAGGCTCACGCGGCGGAACGTTGCTGTATGACTATATCGGACTTCACAAACCGAAAAAACTCGAAAAGTTAGTAAAAGATTCAGGAGAGAGCAGAGGATCTTTATCCTATGAAGTGGCTGCTGAATATTTTGGCGACTATGTCCTCTGGTTCAAGCAGGAAGGCAAGGAATCTCAGTTTGCCAAAACGAAAATATGGAGCAGTATCCCGGCCGTAAAAAATGGGAATATCATCGAGATTCCAGCGGATTATGCAGGCCTGTTTTACTACTCTGACGTTTTGAGCATGACGGGGCAATTGGACTATATCACAAACAGATTGCTGGAAAAGACGAAGTAA
- a CDS encoding flavodoxin, translating into MDDYDVVYLGHPIWGMSLPAPIVSFLSEYDFSGKTIIPFCTHAGYGPGQTVSAIRALVPGATVLDGFDIERTEVSNAEEAVSAWLREIGMDV; encoded by the coding sequence ATGGATGACTACGATGTCGTGTACCTGGGACATCCCATCTGGGGAATGAGCCTCCCTGCGCCAATTGTTTCTTTCTTATCGGAATATGATTTTTCGGGCAAAACCATCATCCCCTTTTGCACGCATGCGGGGTATGGGCCGGGGCAGACTGTTTCAGCCATAAGAGCGCTTGTTCCTGGGGCAACTGTTCTTGATGGCTTTGATATAGAGCGCACTGAAGTCTCAAACGCAGAAGAAGCTGTATCCGCGTGGCTGCGTGAAATCGGGATGGATGTGTGA
- a CDS encoding pseudouridine synthase, whose amino-acid sequence MRINKYISGTGFCSRRETNRLIAAGRITINGTVCEAGANVEPQDSVLIDGETIPVNNSEPVYLALNKPIGIVCTAAEQVAGNIISYVNFPSRIFAIGRLDKASEGLILLTNDGDIVNKMMRSEHGHEKEYVVTVDKPVTSEFTQAMSRGVEILNVITKPCDVYQQGEYEFRIILTQGLNLQIRRMCKALGFRVLKLERIRIMNISLNELERGEWRHLDGEELKVLLSTLR is encoded by the coding sequence GTGCGAATTAATAAGTACATAAGCGGAACGGGGTTCTGCTCACGCAGGGAAACGAATAGATTGATTGCAGCCGGGCGAATCACGATTAATGGCACGGTTTGCGAAGCTGGAGCGAATGTAGAGCCGCAGGATTCCGTACTGATTGATGGGGAAACGATTCCGGTTAATAATAGCGAGCCTGTATATTTGGCCCTGAATAAGCCCATCGGCATTGTGTGTACGGCGGCGGAACAGGTTGCTGGCAATATTATTAGTTATGTAAACTTCCCTTCACGGATTTTTGCCATTGGCAGGCTGGATAAGGCATCGGAGGGGTTGATTTTACTAACGAATGACGGAGATATCGTTAATAAAATGATGCGTTCTGAGCATGGTCATGAGAAAGAATATGTGGTGACCGTGGACAAACCTGTTACAAGCGAGTTTACGCAGGCTATGTCCCGCGGTGTTGAAATATTAAACGTCATCACTAAACCATGTGACGTTTACCAGCAAGGTGAATATGAGTTTCGCATTATTTTGACCCAGGGCCTGAATCTGCAAATCCGCAGAATGTGCAAGGCTTTGGGGTTCAGGGTGCTGAAGCTGGAGCGTATCCGGATCATGAATATTTCCTTGAACGAGCTGGAACGGGGAGAATGGAGACATCTGGATGGGGAGGAGCTAAAGGTGCTTCTTTCTACGTTGAGATAA